The nucleotide sequence TGATGGCCGCTACCTCGGCCGCATCAACGCCTGATCTCGGAGCCGGACGAATCCGTGGCAGCACGCAGCAAGGCCCGCAAACGCGCAGTCGACCTCCTGTATGAGGCGGACCTGCGCGGCTCCGACCCGATCTCGACCGTGGCCGAGCGCGTTGCGCTGGCCGACCCTCCGATCAACGACTACACGATCGAGCTCGTCGAAGGGGTCTCCGCGCGGCGGCCCGAGATCGACGATTTGCTCAGTCAGTACTCCGAGGGCTGGACGCTGGACCGCATGCCCGGGGTGGACCGCGCGATCCTGCGGGTCGGGCTCTACGAGCTGCTGTGGTCCGAGGACATCCCGGACGCCGTCGCGATCGACGAGGCCGTCGAGCTCGCCAAGGCGTTGTCCACCGACGACTCGCCGAAGTTCGTCAACGGCCTGCTCGGACGAGTGCTGCGCGACCAGTTGCCGACCAGCTGAACCCGGTTTCCCCGACACGACGAACGGGCCCGTCCTCGGCAAGGAAGACGGGCCCGTTCGTGGTGTTCCGGCGGCGTCAGTCGCCAGGATGGCCGATGGAACCGGGCGCCAGGACGCCCCACGAGACGAGCTTCTCGGTGAGCGACTCGAGCGAGGTGTCGAACATCAGGGCCAGGGCCCGCAGGTCCTCGCCACGGATGGACAGAACCTTGTTGCCGTAATCGCCGCGCTGACGCTGGATGGACTGTGCGTAACGGATCAGCGGCGCGGCCTCCTCGGCGGGTACACCCTGCATGCGCTGCAGATCCAGGACGATCTTGCCGGAGGCCTCGGCCCGCGATCCCCCGCCCGAACCCTCCTCGGACGGAAGCAGTTCGGAGATGGGAACGCCGTAGAACTCGGCAAGTTCGGCGAGCCGGGCGACGGATACGGCACGGTCGCCCCGTTCGTAGGAGCCGACGACGACGGCCTTCCATTTGCCCCCGGACTTGCGCTCGACCCCGTGCAGCGACAGCCGCTGCTGGGAGCGGACCGCACGGAGCCGACTGCCCAGGGCGCGCGCGTACTCGCGATCGTCCGGGGCTTCCGAACCGTTGTCCGAAGGCGCGGTGCCCAGATCCACGTCGACGTCGTCGACCGTGCCTGCGTTCTGCTCCGTCACGTTCTGTCCCACTGTCCTTAATCACGCTGTTTAGCCACGCAGGGTCACGGAATCGTGCTCAACCCCGCTCGTGCGCACTGCTTAGACAACACAGCGTAACAGTTGACTAACCACGAGTGCCGCGATTTCGCGAAAAATGACACAGGATTCGCAACCGGCTCCGGTGCCTGGTTTCCGCCTCGGCCGCAATGGGTCTCCGAGCCCGCCCGAAGGCCAGCCGGGGACCGACCGGATCTCGCGCCCACGCCGCGGTCGAGGCCTCGCCGGGGCCTGTTCTCGCGGCTGCTACGGTGCTAGCTGACAGACGTCCTTTAACGACTCGTCCCGTGAGGCGAGGAAGGGGGTCAACTGCCGTCATGTCCATCGAACCGGACGAGCAGGTGAACTCGGCGCACGCGCCACAGG is from Jatrophihabitans telluris and encodes:
- the nusB gene encoding transcription antitermination factor NusB, with amino-acid sequence MAARSKARKRAVDLLYEADLRGSDPISTVAERVALADPPINDYTIELVEGVSARRPEIDDLLSQYSEGWTLDRMPGVDRAILRVGLYELLWSEDIPDAVAIDEAVELAKALSTDDSPKFVNGLLGRVLRDQLPTS
- a CDS encoding transcriptional regulator → MGTAPSDNGSEAPDDREYARALGSRLRAVRSQQRLSLHGVERKSGGKWKAVVVGSYERGDRAVSVARLAELAEFYGVPISELLPSEEGSGGGSRAEASGKIVLDLQRMQGVPAEEAAPLIRYAQSIQRQRGDYGNKVLSIRGEDLRALALMFDTSLESLTEKLVSWGVLAPGSIGHPGD